A genomic window from Agreia sp. COWG includes:
- a CDS encoding MarR family winged helix-turn-helix transcriptional regulator, with the protein MPDATARDSVDNIVDAWERERPDLDFAPLKVLSRVWRLSRHLDRTRRTAFATGELESWEFDVLSALRRAGEPHQLSPKALLEETMVSSGTMTNRIDRMSRRGLVERRTDPHDGRGILVCMTVEGRARVDEAITALVTAEGQLLAGLSTADQERIAALLRRLSVDFD; encoded by the coding sequence GTGCCAGATGCGACCGCCCGAGATTCTGTCGACAACATCGTCGACGCGTGGGAGCGCGAGCGTCCCGATCTCGACTTCGCTCCGCTCAAGGTCCTCTCTCGCGTGTGGCGACTCTCCCGCCACCTCGACCGCACCCGCCGCACGGCGTTCGCCACGGGCGAGCTCGAGTCGTGGGAGTTCGACGTGCTCTCGGCGCTCCGCCGCGCGGGCGAGCCGCACCAGCTGAGTCCCAAGGCGCTGCTCGAAGAGACCATGGTCTCCTCCGGCACCATGACGAACCGCATAGACCGGATGTCGCGGCGCGGCCTGGTCGAGCGCCGTACCGACCCGCACGATGGTCGCGGCATCCTCGTCTGCATGACCGTGGAAGGCCGCGCCAGGGTCGACGAGGCCATCACGGCGCTCGTCACGGCGGAGGGGCAGCTGCTCGCCGGGCTCAGCACCGCCGACCAGGAGCGCATCGCGGCCCTTTTACGCAGGCTCAGCGTGGACTTCGACTAG
- the argG gene encoding argininosuccinate synthase, with protein sequence MSKVLSSLPVGERVGIAFSGGLDTSVAVAWMREKGAVPCTYTADIGQYDEPEIDKVPARALEYGAEVARIVDAKAALVEEGLVALACGAFHIRSGGKTYFNTTPLGRVATGTLLVRAMKEDGVDIWGDGSTYKGNDIERFYRYGLLANPRLRIYKPWLDSQFVGELGGRKEMSEWLVERGFPYRDSVEKAYSTDANIWGATHEAKRLEELSAGIELVEPIMGVAFWRDDVEIASEVVTVRFEAGRPVALNGVEFADAVSLVLEANAIGGRHGLGMSDQIENRIIEAKSRGIYEAPGMALLHIAYERLLNAVHNEDTIANYHSEGRRLGRLMYEGRWLDPQSLMLRESIVRWVGSAVTGEVTLRLRRGDDYTILDTTGPGLSYHPDKLSMERVGDAAFGPDDRIGQLTMRNLDIADSRARLEQYAAAGLVGGATAELVGQLTQGESTEIFEAVEASEDGDEARDRATDLASEGAAFDSGTD encoded by the coding sequence GTGTCTAAAGTCTTGAGCAGTCTTCCGGTCGGCGAACGAGTCGGCATCGCATTCTCGGGTGGTCTCGATACCTCCGTGGCCGTCGCCTGGATGCGCGAGAAGGGTGCGGTGCCCTGCACCTACACCGCGGACATCGGCCAGTACGACGAGCCCGAGATCGACAAGGTGCCCGCCAGGGCGCTCGAGTACGGCGCCGAGGTCGCCCGCATCGTCGACGCCAAGGCTGCGCTCGTCGAGGAGGGCCTCGTCGCCCTCGCCTGCGGCGCGTTCCACATCCGCTCCGGCGGCAAGACCTACTTCAACACCACGCCGCTCGGCCGCGTCGCCACGGGCACGCTCCTCGTGCGCGCCATGAAGGAAGACGGCGTCGACATCTGGGGCGACGGCTCCACCTACAAGGGCAACGACATCGAGCGGTTCTACCGCTACGGCCTGCTCGCCAACCCGCGCCTGCGCATCTACAAGCCCTGGCTCGACTCGCAGTTCGTGGGCGAGCTCGGCGGGCGCAAAGAGATGAGCGAGTGGCTCGTCGAGCGCGGCTTCCCCTACCGCGACTCGGTAGAGAAGGCCTACAGCACCGACGCCAACATCTGGGGCGCCACCCACGAGGCCAAGCGCCTCGAAGAGCTGAGCGCGGGCATCGAGCTCGTCGAGCCCATCATGGGCGTCGCCTTCTGGCGCGACGACGTCGAGATCGCTTCCGAGGTCGTGACCGTGCGCTTCGAGGCCGGCCGCCCCGTCGCACTCAACGGCGTCGAATTCGCCGATGCCGTCTCCCTCGTGCTCGAGGCGAACGCCATCGGCGGTCGTCACGGACTCGGCATGAGCGACCAGATCGAGAACCGCATCATCGAGGCGAAGAGCCGAGGCATCTACGAGGCTCCCGGCATGGCCCTGCTGCACATCGCCTACGAGCGGCTCCTCAACGCGGTGCACAACGAGGACACCATCGCGAACTACCACTCAGAGGGTCGCCGTCTCGGACGCCTCATGTACGAGGGCCGCTGGCTCGACCCGCAGTCGTTGATGCTGCGCGAATCCATCGTGCGCTGGGTCGGCTCCGCCGTCACCGGCGAGGTCACGCTGCGTCTTCGTCGCGGTGACGACTACACGATCCTCGACACCACGGGCCCCGGGCTCAGCTACCACCCCGACAAGCTCTCCATGGAGCGCGTGGGCGACGCCGCCTTCGGCCCCGATGACCGCATCGGCCAGCTCACCATGCGTAACCTCGACATCGCCGACTCACGCGCCCGGCTCGAGCAGTACGCCGCCGCCGGTCTGGTGGGCGGTGCGACGGCCGAGCTCGTCGGCCAGCTCACGCAGGGGGAGTCGACCGAGATCTTCGAGGCCGTCGAGGCATCGGAAGACGGCGACGAGGCCCGCGATCGCGCCACCGACCTCGCGTCCGAGGGCGCGGCCTTCGACTCCGGAACCGACTGA
- a CDS encoding ABC-F family ATP-binding cassette domain-containing protein produces the protein MAHLLGAESLHLEYPTRVIFDSVTIGLNEGDRVGIVGRNGDGKSTLLRLLAGRIEPDGGRVTRRNGVTLAMLDQSDDLDDGLTVKQTIVGDIDEHVWAGDPIIRDVISGLASDIPWDVLVSSLSGGQRRRIALAKLLIGDHDVIFLDEPTNHLDVEGIAWLAQHLKRRWATNSGGLMVVTHDRWFLDEICTATWEVHDRLIEPFEGGYAAYILQRVERDRMAATSEAKRQNLMKKELAWLRRGAPARTAKPKFRIDAANALIEDEPPVRDKVSLAAMAMQRLGKDVVDLENISVEYPNGKKVLKDVTWRIAPGERTGILGVNGAGKSTLLSLVSGTLMPTSGNVKRGKTIRVATLTQQLFELEDIWNDRVSEVIGRQKSSYVSGGKEMTPGQLLERVGFTSAQLSTPVKDLSGGQKRRLQLLLIILDEPNVLILDEPTNDLDTDMLAAIEDLLDSYAGTLLVVSHDRYLLERVTDNQYAVMNGGFTHLPRGVEQYLELRLAQQKEQARIAAGGSADAPAKKTGLQGADLRNAQKEFAAAGRKMEKLGTQIAEMDATFAQHDQTDYVGLGEMQQKVAALREQMDTVELRWLELNELLEG, from the coding sequence GTGGCCCATCTACTGGGAGCGGAATCGCTCCATCTCGAATATCCGACGCGGGTCATCTTCGACTCCGTGACCATTGGTCTGAACGAGGGCGATCGCGTCGGCATCGTCGGCCGCAACGGCGACGGCAAGTCGACCCTGCTACGTCTTCTGGCCGGTCGCATCGAGCCGGATGGCGGCCGCGTCACCCGTCGCAACGGGGTCACGCTGGCGATGCTCGACCAATCCGACGACCTCGACGACGGCCTCACCGTGAAGCAGACGATCGTCGGCGACATCGACGAGCACGTCTGGGCCGGCGACCCCATCATCCGTGACGTCATCTCCGGACTCGCCTCCGACATTCCGTGGGACGTGCTCGTGTCGAGCCTCTCGGGTGGACAGCGCCGCCGCATCGCGCTCGCGAAGCTGCTCATCGGCGACCACGACGTGATCTTCCTCGACGAGCCCACCAACCACCTCGACGTCGAGGGCATCGCGTGGCTCGCGCAGCACCTGAAGCGGCGCTGGGCCACCAACTCCGGCGGGCTCATGGTCGTCACACACGACCGGTGGTTCCTCGACGAGATCTGCACGGCCACGTGGGAGGTGCACGACCGGCTCATCGAGCCGTTCGAGGGCGGCTACGCCGCATACATCCTGCAGCGGGTCGAGCGCGACCGCATGGCCGCCACCAGCGAAGCCAAGCGCCAGAACCTCATGAAGAAAGAACTGGCCTGGCTGCGTCGCGGCGCCCCCGCCCGCACGGCCAAGCCCAAGTTCCGCATAGACGCGGCGAACGCCCTGATCGAGGACGAGCCGCCCGTGCGCGACAAGGTCTCGCTGGCCGCGATGGCCATGCAGCGCCTCGGCAAAGATGTGGTCGACCTCGAGAACATCTCCGTCGAGTATCCGAACGGCAAGAAGGTGTTGAAAGACGTCACCTGGCGCATCGCGCCGGGCGAACGCACGGGCATCCTCGGCGTCAACGGGGCCGGAAAGTCCACGCTGCTGAGCCTGGTCTCGGGAACGCTCATGCCGACATCCGGCAATGTGAAGCGTGGCAAGACGATTCGCGTCGCGACACTGACCCAGCAGCTCTTCGAGCTGGAGGACATCTGGAACGACAGGGTCAGCGAGGTCATCGGCCGGCAGAAGAGTTCGTACGTCTCCGGCGGCAAGGAGATGACGCCCGGGCAGCTGCTCGAGCGCGTCGGCTTCACCAGCGCCCAGCTGTCGACGCCCGTCAAAGACCTGTCTGGTGGCCAGAAGCGCCGCCTGCAGCTGCTGCTGATCATCCTCGACGAGCCGAACGTGCTCATTCTCGATGAGCCCACAAACGACCTCGACACCGACATGCTCGCGGCGATCGAAGACCTGCTCGACTCCTACGCCGGCACGCTGCTCGTGGTGAGCCACGACCGGTACCTGCTCGAGCGGGTCACCGACAACCAGTACGCCGTGATGAACGGCGGCTTCACCCACCTGCCCCGTGGCGTGGAGCAGTACCTCGAGCTGCGCCTCGCCCAGCAGAAGGAGCAGGCGCGCATCGCGGCCGGCGGATCGGCCGACGCCCCCGCCAAGAAGACCGGTCTGCAGGGTGCCGATCTGCGCAACGCGCAGAAGGAGTTCGCGGCGGCCGGTCGAAAGATGGAGAAGCTCGGAACGCAGATCGCCGAGATGGACGCGACGTTCGCCCAGCACGACCAGACTGACTATGTCGGCCTCGGCGAGATGCAGCAGAAGGTCGCTGCACTGCGCGAGCAGATGGACACCGTCGAGCTGCGCTGGCTGGAGTTGAACGAACTTCTCGAGGGCTGA
- a CDS encoding M20/M25/M40 family metallo-hydrolase, with amino-acid sequence MTDSAPLGDQAIALLRDLIRSACVNDGTDESGQEIRNAGVLRRFFADVDVEPVVVESAPGRATFVVRIPGTDPEAPSLALVGHLDVVPVMHAGWSEDPFAADIVRGQIFGRGALDMLYLTAAYAVATRAVVAEGRALRGDLVFVGVADEEGGSRLGIEWLMQHHPELIDADYVLTESGGVPVGGTVGAPTAVTVTVGEKGLARRRLLIRGIPGHGSAPWGSSNAGVIAAEAITRLTRFAPRAVIGDYWPRYVDALGLDADVARRLTSEAEMLGALNSLGELAGYAHATTHTTISPNVIRAGDAINVIPGQASIDLDIRQLPGVSAEAVDAYVIGALGDLIEHVDIVDIVGASFSPANVSPMNTPLFEVLADVIDEAYPGAVPLPIIAAGGSDARFYRKRGRQAYGFSVLSRSWDYGRFRHLIHGNDEHIDLDSVRMTARALDSVVRRFLG; translated from the coding sequence ATGACCGATTCTGCGCCCCTCGGAGACCAGGCGATCGCCCTGCTGCGCGATCTCATCCGCAGCGCCTGCGTGAACGACGGAACCGACGAGTCCGGTCAGGAGATCCGCAACGCCGGCGTGCTGCGCCGTTTCTTCGCCGACGTCGATGTCGAGCCCGTGGTCGTGGAATCCGCTCCCGGGCGAGCCACGTTCGTCGTGCGCATCCCGGGCACCGACCCCGAGGCGCCGTCGCTCGCGCTGGTCGGACACCTCGACGTGGTGCCGGTGATGCACGCGGGATGGAGCGAGGATCCCTTCGCCGCCGATATCGTGCGCGGGCAGATCTTCGGCCGGGGGGCCCTCGACATGCTGTACCTCACGGCGGCCTACGCCGTGGCCACCCGCGCGGTGGTGGCCGAGGGGCGGGCGCTTCGCGGCGACTTGGTCTTCGTGGGCGTTGCCGACGAGGAGGGTGGGTCGAGGCTCGGCATCGAGTGGCTCATGCAGCATCACCCCGAGCTGATCGACGCCGACTACGTTCTCACCGAATCGGGGGGCGTTCCCGTCGGCGGAACGGTCGGCGCGCCCACAGCCGTCACCGTCACGGTGGGGGAGAAGGGCCTCGCCCGTCGTCGCCTGCTCATCCGCGGGATACCCGGCCACGGCTCGGCCCCGTGGGGCTCGTCGAATGCCGGGGTCATCGCGGCCGAAGCCATCACGAGGCTCACCCGATTCGCGCCCCGCGCCGTGATCGGCGACTATTGGCCCCGCTACGTGGATGCGCTCGGCCTCGACGCCGACGTGGCGCGGAGGCTGACCTCCGAGGCCGAGATGCTGGGTGCCCTCAACTCCCTCGGCGAGCTCGCCGGCTACGCCCATGCCACCACGCACACGACCATCTCTCCCAACGTCATCCGCGCCGGAGATGCGATCAACGTCATTCCGGGCCAGGCGAGCATCGATCTCGACATCCGCCAGCTACCCGGAGTGAGCGCCGAGGCGGTAGACGCCTATGTGATCGGGGCGCTGGGCGACCTGATCGAGCACGTCGACATCGTCGACATCGTGGGCGCATCGTTCAGCCCGGCCAACGTGTCACCCATGAACACGCCCCTCTTCGAGGTTCTGGCCGATGTGATCGACGAGGCATACCCGGGGGCTGTGCCGCTGCCGATCATCGCCGCAGGTGGCTCGGATGCCCGCTTCTACCGCAAGCGCGGTCGGCAGGCATACGGCTTCAGCGTCTTGAGTCGCAGCTGGGATTACGGTCGGTTCCGGCACCTGATCCACGGCAACGACGAACACATCGACCTCGACTCGGTGCGCATGACCGCGCGGGCCCTCGACTCGGTCGTCCGACGCTTCCTGGGCTGA
- a CDS encoding adenine phosphoribosyltransferase, with protein sequence MHPDAVAALIDAHLRTVRDYPSPGILFRDVTPVYADGPTFAAVVDAFATHQWGQVDAVLGIEARGFGIAAAMAYARGVGMVSVRKAGKLPGLLLSESYALEYGEATLEVQPDALPPGSRVVILDDLLATGGTLAATVRLAERAGWIVGGLGVVIALDGLPGREALPDHEVFALSTYPAS encoded by the coding sequence ATGCACCCCGATGCCGTCGCCGCCCTGATCGATGCCCACCTGCGCACCGTGCGCGACTATCCGAGCCCGGGCATCCTGTTTCGCGATGTGACCCCGGTGTATGCCGACGGGCCCACGTTCGCGGCGGTCGTCGATGCGTTCGCGACCCACCAGTGGGGGCAGGTCGACGCCGTGCTGGGTATCGAGGCCCGCGGCTTCGGCATCGCGGCCGCCATGGCCTACGCCCGTGGCGTCGGCATGGTGTCGGTGCGCAAGGCGGGCAAGCTGCCCGGCCTTCTGCTGAGCGAGTCCTATGCGCTCGAGTACGGCGAGGCCACGCTCGAGGTGCAGCCGGATGCGCTGCCGCCGGGCTCTCGCGTCGTCATCCTCGACGATCTGCTGGCGACGGGCGGCACCCTCGCGGCAACGGTGAGGCTCGCCGAGCGGGCGGGGTGGATCGTCGGAGGCCTCGGCGTGGTGATCGCCCTCGACGGACTGCCCGGCCGGGAGGCGTTGCCCGACCACGAGGTCTTCGCCCTCAGCACCTACCCCGCGTCGTAG
- a CDS encoding ABC transporter permease, producing the protein MSFLEGLRIIVGLELRQRVRGVAWYVLLGIFVLLVAIVTVLVGVVARSSYLGESDTGGWLYSLIIYFVLLLGTLIAPALSGNAVNGERESGTLATMQVTLVSSAQIVLGKFVAAWIATLAFLVASTPFLLISSAFGGLAPVTVLASLLVLALELGVIAAIGVGLSAILSRPLFSIVVSYLAVAALSLGTLIAFGLGGVAVQSEVRSTTISPVYDGSDGSDGSDGSDGSYDEKQTFTCGPPTTTTYSTPRFDLFWPILSANPYVVLADVTPGQFDSDGNPQDLFTTIGSGVRSTQIAPELSRQYDYCTDSGSRQYKTSEEIYASTVPSWFVGLALHLVLAAGALAWGIARTKTPARKLAAGSRVA; encoded by the coding sequence ATGAGCTTTTTGGAAGGACTCAGAATCATCGTCGGCCTCGAGCTCAGACAGCGCGTGCGCGGAGTCGCCTGGTACGTGCTGCTGGGCATCTTCGTGCTGCTCGTCGCCATCGTCACCGTGCTTGTGGGCGTCGTCGCCCGATCGAGCTACCTGGGCGAGTCCGACACGGGCGGTTGGCTCTACTCGCTCATCATCTACTTCGTTCTGCTGCTGGGCACGCTCATCGCCCCTGCACTGAGCGGGAATGCGGTCAACGGGGAGCGCGAGAGCGGCACGCTGGCCACGATGCAGGTGACCCTCGTGTCGAGCGCACAGATCGTTCTCGGCAAGTTCGTGGCGGCATGGATCGCGACGCTGGCCTTCCTCGTCGCCTCCACGCCCTTCCTGCTCATCTCCTCAGCCTTCGGCGGGCTGGCTCCCGTGACCGTGCTGGCTTCGCTGCTGGTGCTCGCCCTCGAGCTGGGAGTCATCGCGGCGATCGGCGTCGGGCTGTCGGCGATCCTCAGTCGGCCGCTTTTCTCGATCGTCGTCAGCTATCTCGCCGTGGCGGCGCTGAGCCTCGGCACGCTCATCGCGTTCGGCCTCGGCGGTGTGGCGGTGCAGTCCGAGGTGCGTTCCACGACGATCAGCCCTGTGTACGACGGCTCGGACGGCTCGGACGGCTCGGACGGCTCGGACGGCTCGTACGACGAGAAGCAGACCTTCACGTGCGGGCCGCCGACCACGACGACGTATTCCACTCCGCGGTTCGACCTCTTCTGGCCGATCCTCTCGGCCAATCCCTACGTCGTTCTCGCCGATGTCACACCCGGCCAGTTCGACTCCGACGGCAATCCGCAGGATCTCTTCACCACCATCGGCTCCGGTGTGCGCTCGACCCAGATCGCCCCCGAGCTCTCTCGTCAGTACGACTACTGCACCGACAGCGGTTCGAGGCAGTACAAGACGTCCGAAGAGATCTATGCCAGTACAGTGCCGTCGTGGTTCGTCGGCCTCGCCCTGCACCTCGTGCTGGCGGCGGGGGCGCTCGCCTGGGGTATCGCGCGCACGAAGACGCCCGCGCGAAAGCTCGCGGCCGGCAGCCGGGTGGCCTGA
- a CDS encoding ABC transporter ATP-binding protein, translating to MTLSTTEGITVEGVRRSFGAVQAVTDISFEARPGTVTALVGPNGSGKTTLLLMLATLLEADAGSIRIAGHDPVADPLAVRAIMGWMPDVLGSWAALSVRTTLQITARMYGRDKAQAAARADELIDLVELWELADRPTRVLSRGQKQKLSLARALVHDPSVLLLDEPASGLDPAARIELRILVRRLAAEGRTILISSHVLAELDELADAAIYVERGSSISAERVARATSSARSWRIRALEPTSITPALVAAGVPPEAIGADGSGILVSVDTERRAAALLGSLVAAGVEVTSFGPATGDLEHTFLDLQSRPRDLGEGSGR from the coding sequence ATGACTCTCTCCACGACCGAAGGAATCACCGTCGAGGGGGTGCGCCGTTCGTTCGGCGCGGTACAGGCCGTCACCGACATCAGCTTCGAGGCGCGGCCCGGAACCGTTACGGCGCTGGTCGGCCCGAACGGCTCTGGCAAGACCACCCTGCTGCTGATGCTCGCCACCCTGCTCGAGGCAGACGCGGGCTCCATTCGCATCGCGGGGCACGATCCCGTCGCCGATCCGCTCGCGGTGCGGGCGATCATGGGCTGGATGCCAGATGTGCTCGGCTCCTGGGCCGCGCTCTCGGTGCGCACCACCCTGCAGATCACCGCCCGCATGTACGGCCGCGATAAAGCGCAGGCGGCGGCCAGGGCCGATGAACTCATCGATCTGGTCGAGCTGTGGGAGCTGGCCGACCGGCCGACGAGGGTGCTCTCGCGTGGGCAGAAGCAGAAGCTCAGCCTGGCGAGGGCGCTGGTGCACGACCCGTCGGTTCTGCTGCTCGACGAGCCGGCCTCAGGCCTGGATCCGGCCGCACGGATCGAGCTGCGCATCCTGGTGCGCCGGCTCGCTGCCGAGGGCCGAACGATCCTCATCTCCAGTCACGTGCTCGCCGAGCTCGACGAACTGGCGGATGCCGCGATCTACGTCGAGCGGGGCTCGTCCATCAGTGCCGAGCGCGTGGCCAGGGCCACATCGAGCGCGCGGTCGTGGCGCATCCGGGCCCTCGAGCCCACGTCGATCACCCCCGCGCTCGTCGCAGCCGGCGTCCCACCGGAGGCGATCGGCGCCGACGGCTCGGGCATCCTCGTGTCGGTCGACACCGAGCGGCGAGCCGCGGCACTGCTCGGCTCCCTCGTCGCCGCGGGAGTCGAGGTCACCTCGTTCGGCCCGGCCACGGGAGATCTCGAGCACACCTTCCTCGACCTCCAGTCGAGGCCGCGCGATTTGGGCGAGGGGAGCGGACGATGA
- a CDS encoding 4-(cytidine 5'-diphospho)-2-C-methyl-D-erythritol kinase — MVTQRALSTVHVRAPGKINVFLKVGAVMDDGYHDVATAYQAVSLYEEVHASLSDDFSVSFAGSIDSSGLEVDGSNLAIRAARMLARKAGYRGGVHLEIEKNVPIAGGMGGGSADAAATLVACDALWGTELGREELLSLAARLGADVPFALTGGTAIGTGRGDQLSPALAKGTFQWVLVLADFGSSTPDVYRELDRHRDRHAQDIFPAQTQPTVDANVLQALRSGDAQVLAEALSNDLQAPALHLNPSLAGILELGEENGALAGIVSGSGPTVAFLAESVDAALDLQIALSAARLRVVRVTGPVHGARVVSD; from the coding sequence ATGGTCACTCAGAGGGCGCTTTCCACGGTGCACGTACGGGCCCCGGGAAAGATCAATGTCTTTCTGAAGGTCGGGGCCGTCATGGACGACGGCTACCACGACGTGGCCACGGCGTATCAGGCCGTCTCGCTCTACGAAGAGGTGCACGCGTCGCTCTCTGACGACTTCTCCGTCTCGTTCGCTGGCAGCATCGACAGCTCGGGCCTCGAGGTCGATGGATCGAACCTGGCCATTCGCGCGGCCCGTATGCTCGCACGTAAGGCGGGTTATCGCGGGGGCGTACACCTCGAGATCGAGAAGAACGTTCCCATCGCCGGCGGCATGGGCGGCGGATCGGCCGACGCGGCCGCCACCCTCGTCGCCTGCGATGCCCTGTGGGGCACCGAGCTGGGGCGCGAAGAACTGCTCTCGCTCGCCGCACGTCTCGGAGCGGACGTACCGTTCGCCCTCACCGGCGGCACCGCGATCGGCACCGGGCGCGGCGACCAGCTGAGCCCCGCGCTCGCCAAGGGCACGTTCCAGTGGGTACTGGTTCTGGCCGACTTCGGCTCGAGCACGCCGGATGTCTACCGTGAGCTCGACCGTCACCGTGATCGCCACGCGCAGGACATCTTTCCCGCCCAGACCCAACCGACCGTCGATGCGAACGTGCTGCAGGCGCTCCGCTCCGGCGACGCCCAGGTTCTCGCCGAGGCCCTCTCCAACGACCTGCAGGCGCCCGCCCTGCATCTCAATCCGAGCCTGGCGGGCATCCTCGAGCTGGGCGAAGAGAACGGTGCCCTGGCCGGCATCGTCTCTGGTTCGGGGCCGACGGTCGCGTTCCTCGCGGAGTCCGTCGATGCGGCACTCGATCTGCAGATAGCCCTCTCCGCCGCGAGGCTGCGCGTCGTGAGGGTGACCGGCCCCGTGCACGGCGCGCGGGTCGTGTCGGACTAG
- a CDS encoding nucleoside hydrolase, which produces MTAAEPSDVRHIIVDTDTGIDDALALLYLAGRDDAEISAITSVYGNTPVEDAVANIARVLKIAGLEDTLVARGAAGPINGEPRIAGHVHGGDGLGDLYSEKLAPKNLSPLSSAELLVELARSRPGYYDLLPIGPLTNVGLALQIEPDLLTLFRSTVIMGGSGPFPPLGTVQMVDANIQNDAEAAARVFAAPRTNLVMVGVNVTAGTIVDETAVQALHRAGTDWGTFSAEILEAYMDFYQFSWGRRVSPAHDGLAAALLVHPEWITASLTGPVNITSDGFATRAHLMRTHEGLPVSWSSTPAPDTVVVTAVDRKAFLADFVSTLAGIPRP; this is translated from the coding sequence ATGACCGCAGCAGAGCCGAGCGACGTGCGCCACATCATCGTCGACACCGACACCGGAATCGACGACGCCCTCGCGCTGCTCTACCTGGCGGGTCGCGACGACGCCGAGATCTCGGCGATCACGAGCGTCTACGGCAACACCCCCGTCGAAGACGCGGTCGCGAACATCGCCCGGGTACTTAAGATCGCCGGGCTCGAAGACACGCTCGTCGCTCGGGGAGCCGCGGGACCGATCAACGGCGAGCCGCGCATCGCCGGCCACGTGCACGGAGGAGACGGCCTCGGCGACCTCTACAGCGAGAAGTTGGCGCCGAAAAACCTGTCGCCCCTGTCGTCGGCCGAGCTGCTCGTCGAACTCGCCCGCTCGCGCCCCGGCTACTACGACCTGCTTCCGATCGGCCCGCTCACCAACGTGGGGCTCGCGCTCCAGATCGAGCCCGATCTGCTCACCCTGTTCCGTTCGACCGTCATCATGGGCGGCTCCGGCCCGTTCCCGCCGCTCGGCACGGTGCAGATGGTCGATGCGAACATCCAGAACGACGCCGAGGCGGCGGCCCGGGTGTTCGCCGCGCCCCGCACGAACCTCGTCATGGTGGGAGTGAACGTGACCGCCGGAACGATCGTCGACGAGACCGCCGTACAGGCCCTGCACCGTGCGGGCACAGACTGGGGAACGTTCTCGGCCGAGATCCTCGAGGCCTACATGGACTTCTACCAGTTCTCGTGGGGGCGCAGAGTCTCGCCCGCCCACGACGGGCTGGCCGCGGCGCTGCTCGTGCATCCGGAATGGATCACCGCATCGCTGACGGGACCGGTGAACATCACCTCCGACGGCTTCGCCACCCGGGCGCACCTGATGCGCACGCACGAGGGCCTGCCCGTGAGCTGGTCTTCGACCCCCGCGCCCGACACCGTGGTCGTCACCGCGGTCGATAGAAAAGCATTTCTGGCCGACTTCGTCTCGACCCTCGCAGGGATCCCACGTCCCTGA
- a CDS encoding ABC transporter permease, with protein MSIFEWSFLAAVLTSATPILFAALAGALCAQAGIFNIALEGQMLWGAFAAVVGSYYTGSAWAGVLAAVLSTALYSVILAVGAARWKADPIIIAIGTNLLSLGLTGFLLRVLFDTSGSFAPQGLNGIGAMPFLKGIPVIGDVFAGQSVLVPLAFVLIVAAGLWLRLTPGGLRLRGVGEHPDAAATLGIGVARYQMWITILGGALCGLAGAQLSLGNVTLFTENMTAGRGWIAVAAVILVANRAFWLPVACLGFGAAEALGFRLQGIGAPQQLTDAAPYAITLVVLVIMRVVVTRRRTHTLTAKETLV; from the coding sequence ATGAGCATCTTCGAGTGGAGCTTCCTCGCGGCCGTGCTCACCAGCGCGACCCCCATCCTCTTCGCGGCCTTGGCCGGGGCCCTGTGCGCCCAGGCCGGAATATTCAACATCGCCCTCGAGGGGCAGATGCTGTGGGGCGCGTTCGCCGCCGTCGTAGGCAGTTACTACACCGGCAGCGCCTGGGCCGGGGTTCTGGCCGCCGTTTTGTCGACGGCCCTCTATTCCGTGATCCTCGCGGTGGGAGCCGCGCGGTGGAAAGCCGACCCGATCATCATCGCGATCGGCACGAATCTGCTGTCGCTCGGCCTCACCGGTTTTCTTCTCCGCGTGCTCTTCGACACCTCCGGATCCTTCGCGCCGCAGGGTCTCAACGGCATCGGCGCGATGCCGTTCCTCAAGGGCATCCCGGTGATCGGCGACGTCTTCGCCGGGCAGTCCGTGCTCGTTCCCCTGGCGTTCGTGCTCATCGTCGCGGCGGGCCTGTGGCTGCGGCTCACGCCCGGCGGCCTGCGCCTGCGCGGCGTGGGCGAGCATCCGGATGCCGCGGCCACGCTCGGCATCGGCGTCGCCCGCTACCAGATGTGGATCACCATCCTCGGCGGCGCGCTCTGCGGCCTGGCCGGAGCCCAGCTCTCACTCGGCAATGTGACCCTGTTCACCGAGAACATGACGGCCGGGCGCGGCTGGATCGCGGTTGCCGCCGTCATCTTGGTGGCGAACAGGGCCTTCTGGCTTCCCGTCGCCTGCCTCGGCTTCGGTGCGGCCGAGGCCCTCGGCTTCCGGCTGCAGGGCATCGGCGCTCCGCAGCAGCTCACCGATGCCGCCCCCTACGCCATCACCCTCGTCGTTCTCGTCATCATGCGCGTCGTGGTGACGCGCCGACGCACGCACACCCTCACAGCCAAGGAGACCCTCGTATGA